Proteins encoded within one genomic window of Terriglobus sp. TAA 43:
- a CDS encoding HEAT repeat domain-containing protein yields the protein MKLSLRTACLLIACCTTPLMHAAAVEVSLAVPAEDDYTRGTQALDQQRWQDAITSFDRVVEAKGKKADAALYWKAYALNKLGRDELVSSTCSQLQTSFASSSWNKDCAALTVARGASTAEARADRDSRRSTVGSDADLKALALNSLLNRDPAQALPLVRNILTGNNSPELKQRALTMLAQNSSPDAQALVRDVATGKVAPEEQKQAIRMMGVFQGKRANDTLAEIYRSSNDRSIKRTVISSLFISGDAPRMVDLARNEKDLSLKHDIVAQLALMKDKAATDYMMELLK from the coding sequence ATGAAACTAAGCCTTCGCACTGCATGTCTTTTGATTGCGTGCTGCACGACACCACTTATGCATGCAGCCGCTGTTGAAGTCTCTCTCGCGGTACCTGCGGAAGACGACTACACACGCGGTACACAAGCGCTAGATCAGCAACGGTGGCAGGACGCCATTACTAGTTTTGATCGTGTGGTGGAAGCCAAGGGCAAGAAGGCAGATGCCGCGCTGTATTGGAAGGCATATGCATTAAACAAACTTGGTCGCGATGAGCTGGTAAGCAGCACATGCTCACAATTGCAAACGAGTTTTGCCAGCAGCAGCTGGAACAAGGACTGCGCTGCGCTTACTGTTGCACGCGGTGCTTCCACCGCAGAAGCAAGGGCTGACCGCGACTCACGGCGTAGCACCGTCGGGTCTGACGCAGATCTGAAAGCCCTTGCATTGAACTCCCTGCTGAACCGCGATCCCGCGCAGGCGCTCCCTCTCGTTCGCAATATCCTTACCGGCAATAACTCACCAGAGTTGAAACAAAGGGCCCTCACGATGCTCGCGCAAAACTCTTCACCCGACGCACAGGCGCTGGTACGGGATGTAGCGACAGGCAAGGTCGCTCCGGAAGAACAGAAACAAGCCATCCGCATGATGGGTGTTTTTCAAGGCAAGCGAGCCAATGACACTCTTGCAGAGATCTATCGCTCTTCGAATGACCGCTCCATCAAGCGGACAGTAATCTCCTCGCTGTTCATCTCCGGCGACGCGCCGCGGATGGTCGACCTTGCGCGCAACGAGAAAGATCTGAGTCTGAAACATGACATCGTTGCCCAGCTTGCCCTGATGAAGGATAAGGCGGCAACCGATTACATGATGGAACTTCTGAAGTAA